In Muntiacus reevesi unplaced genomic scaffold, mMunRee1.1 SCAFFOLD_213, whole genome shotgun sequence, the genomic stretch agcccgCCGGTCTCCTGGGGCCTAGGTGTCATTGTCATAGCCCCGCTGCGGTCCGGACTCATCTTTCCGTTGTCCTCTCCTTCGGCCTCTGTGtgaccttcctcctctgtcacgccttccctttgatcttcctggaccatggccTTACTCTCCTTTGCGCGAGGAAGTGGGCGGTGACTGGTTGGTACCGGCTTCCCAGCCTTGGCTACCTGAACAGGTAGCTCAGGGAGTGAACGCAGGAGAGTAATTTTGCGCCCCGGTGGAGGAATTCTGACGGTTCTCGAAGGTCCGAACATCATGGAATTACGAGTGGACAGGACGGGCTGCTGCTTCGGCCGCTCCCTCAAGTTCGCCAGGGGTAGCCCGCCCACACGGGAGTACCCAGCCTGCTGGATTGGGTACCACCTTTTCGGCATGCTGTAAAACCCGGACGATGAGGGCACTGGATCCTGGTTGAGCAGCCTGCGACCAGGTTGTAAAGCAGGAGCTGGGGCGGCGGGGTGACCCCGGCCAGATGTGGTGGCACCCCGAGGGCGCAAAACCAGCGAGCACCGGCCCAGCGGGCGCCGGCGGCGGAGCACAGAAAGAAGTTTACACAGTAAATTGCCCGTATTGTGCGCCAAATAACCCGAGAATAGAATGTGAAACTGCGAGAGCGTCTCCCTAGCTTCTTACTCCTCTCGCGGTGAAACAcgccctggagagaggaggactCAGCCTGGCAATTGTGACTCGTCCATGGTATACGTGTCACAGAGAAACTGCAAATTCCGGGGCAAAGGGCGGGGCCCAGTGCATGACCCCTCCCGGGCTCTCTAGCCGCTGAGACCTCCCACTGTGGGTGGCAGGTGTTTGGCACCAGATGGGCCACCGTGCAGAGACTCTTCAGGACCGTGGGggcctccttctccagagctcATCCCATCTAGCTCCTCATCATGCAGCCCCCTTGGTGCCTGCGTGTGTATCTGCCGGCCCTTCCCTGCCTGGGTCTCAGAGACCTGTGCAAAGCTGACTGCAGGAGCCACCCACCCTCCCGGGGGTGGTCCAGCACCTGTGGGGACCTCTCCAGCTTCTCTGCGAGGCCAGGAGCAGCTTCTCCGCCGCGGCTCCTCTGCCATCATCACCAGCCGGAATGCAGAGCCCTCACCTGGCCAGGTGCTGCACCCCACCACGTCCTTTTCTGGCGGGTAAgcctctttcttcacttctttttagaaatttggtACAACAGTTAAATCTTAGACTGTTCTTCAGGGTGTGCAGATGGTAATGGCTTAGCCAGGATGTGACCCAAACCTGCTCTGGGCTGTGGTGCCTCCCCGCCATACATGCTTCACGTGTTACTGTTCTTTTCTTGTCCTCCTTATGGCACTTAGCCCTAAGTGTCATACCTATAATGAGTCTATATCCTaccctgtaggttttcttttgctcaattCATGAATTGATCACCTGCTGCGTTGGGTTCTGATCTCAGAAGAGGCAGGTTAAGGACCACCAGTTGTCAGCATAGCACCAGCGGAGGTTTTCCCTTTGGTATAGTTTGAAGGATCCAGATATGTAAAGATGATAGTCTAGATAAATCATGGGCTTTCCTGAAAGAAATTTACCAGTGCATTATTCTGTATGGATTAGAAGCCTGTTTCTGTGGCCTTCCTGGAGTGTGTTCAGTAAGGCAGCTCATTCATGTTGagaaagcaaacacatcactTATTGCAGCTTCATAGTGGAGCCCTGTGtcagcttcagtcagtcagtaaAGTTTGGTCACTGTGAGCATGTCAGCTGGGTCCACTCTTTACTACCATATATAATTCTAAAGATTCTTATGCCCAGGAGAGAAGTCACACTCTTGGGTGTCTAGGACAAGGGAGACATGTTATTATTCACAAGGTAGAAGCTTCAAAAGAATAGGATAGGACTGAAAACTCCTAGTCTAACATGGCTTTATCGAGTTTGAATCTTgtttctttggcttacttcattggagtgttttctttctcctgggctgacattgtgtgttacacagcaggcatgtgacatgtagaggtttcagaacccagaattgtattgatcagtgaaactttatttatatattttagtttaaaatctatttaaaataacactggacataattcatatattataaattagtttgccctctgctcttgagattctttttatagtatgtcagagtaaatttggacttccatccccaagaagatttgagattggaggacacaaaaggtttttctcagacctaaattatgtctgaaaaaagcGAGAAATATCATAAGCCCTATCTGACCTCTCTAGGAGCAGAAATGATTTACAGCTGTGGCATTTAACCATAATTCCTTGATCTCATTTGAGAAGAGTTCAGTAAGGAacaatctcttcatttttgtttcttccttattttcttgtcttgcttaCCAACAATCCATTGTAATCCATGGATTGATATGGCAGCAGGCTGAGTGGTCTCTGGAGCTCATACAAttaacttttttccctaaaataactttaatttccttgtttttcagctcctcttctttccttgccctttGCTATAACCAGAACTCACTGAAAGCTAACTGGCTTTGTGCAGACCCTCCTTAGGACAGtctttccttagttattttattcatcactcggtttcattttttgccttctcgaaatatgttgaaatctttctgtagttgatgacttccacaacctcttggcttttactggcttattaattttggtatttctacacttttatttaagtatggtttcagaaggaacagaaagtaaatgtgtcctagtctgccatcttgagctgaaaatccctgtcagttttagcatccagcattcccatggggtggggcggggaccttGGCATTAATAGGTGTAACACTcaagatttcagcttttcttgggcagtcactaaggacatagtatgtggtaatttctaatgggaaaataataactatttcatggaatttatttgaggattacattagataatgaacatacaaatgctttctaaagtttcaaagtccataaaaatgtttcttgttattGATTTGGTGCTACTTCAGTTTTACTTGACAGTGATTCATGACCTTGCTTatgtgagaagatgccttctgaaacaattatgatcatttaaaatatttgtttattttaaatgtttacttgtgtAAGGAGCTGTGCAGAATGAACTGGGCATCCCCTGCCCCCTAGTGGCTAAAAAGCTGCACACAAAACACTTTTAACATTTCCAGAGTGACTTGGAAAGGGCTGAGAGCTGGGAGACGCCGCTCTAGGGGACTTGCATTTGTGTACTGCAGTCTGTAATTGCCTGTGCCGAAAGTTttagcccctcttttttttctggcatgttaTCTAAAGCTGGCTAATTAGCATTCTTAAGAGTAAATCATTTGTTACTTTGAATTAGGTGTGTTTTGTTCAAGGACAAGTTAACATATGTCAAGTCATGCTGAATGTAGATTCtcattttcatacaaaataatgaatatctaaaacacttggaatttgtgttttaaagcgtgtcctgtgaattgttgaaaatcagtaactttgtttcgaggtttatttaagggtaaaattatttttttcattttatctctcgatctcaagatttatgtaaaatcccatatgctgagtctgttctttccagaaagtgaactgaaacatttatctagaaagcatctcagttctgacctcctggtcttttgttttgaagcaggaagacagctgaaatttttgtagttttacacagccatgatgttgttcttactatacagatattgagaaagtttctattagctgatccttagaaattttataaacacatgtgaaaaatttttacagagagaaatggaaagttcagttaatattttcattgcccaaaataaattatgaattgtagatgcatttttaaaatttcaattgaaagttatttggaggaaaacacaaaacataacaaagatagaaagaacaaaaataacagaagaaggtgttacctgggaaaaaaaggaaagcaaattgttCCTCATGTGTCCTGAATTATAAGCATTATTGTATTAGAGCAACAGTTATCtcaggtagagaaaaaaaaaggttaggctTGTACACGTGTTTCGTTTCCggttgtatatttgttttatagtttaattatgTTTTGGGAAAGTGTGACTAAGGCCTGTTTTAACACAAGTCAATAAATTAGACTGCATGCTTTTGTTATAATAGACATGTTAACATATGCGGTTCttcataaaataagttttttttcatatattttgaatcatttttttcctatttttcagccTCTAAATGTGACCTGTGCTTATAACTGACCTTACCTGTAAGTACAATGCTGTTGTCCTTCCTAgttttttactactttatttttaatttttaccctcttttaagaatctgttccaagtggagaaaatcagagtgtgacaggaggtgaggaagaggcagtggaTGAATGCCAAGAGTTAAATGCAAGAGAAGAGCGGGATATTGAGATAATGATGGAAGGCTGTGAATATGCAATTTCTAGCGCCGAGGCCTTTGCAGAAAGGTTGTCCAGAGAGCTGCAGGTGTTAGATGGGGTCAGCCTTTCTTGTAACGTGTGGCTAGTGATGTGTGGTAAGCTGAGGAGACTGGTGATGTTCATATTCTGCTGCCGCTGCCTTTGAGCCTAGACGGTGGGATCGTTGCTGTCTTTCCCTAGAAGCGCATCAccagctgcctccctctgtctttcactgttcttggtccAGAGACAGAACCATTCCTATTAGGCCAGTGAAGGCAGTTGGCTGAGGTTCTGGATTTGGGGAGGTTCttgatatgaagtgatggaagtagaaagtagccaacctgaaaccaccctgggggttgattcccccagcctctggaacaCTTCAGAATAGTTCAAGGCAAGAGAATAACATTTTtgtggtttggggggaaaaaaataggtacaagttagaaggagagagagtgagctgAAAGAAGCGAATCCTTTACCCAAAGAGAGCAAAATAGTGTAGTGAAAACAGGAGAGCCAGGGCAAAAGGATGTTTGACGACTCCTCTGAACTGCTGTGGAATAGATGCTGTTTATTTGTATGCACATATCTGAGCTTGTACCTACATGTACATCTTTAGGAAGTAAAAAGCTACAAGTAGCACCTGTCttatgagaaaaatctaaaatgagagtGTTTTGTGAGGGGGGTGTCATTTTGTTAGGCAAagtatgaatttaagaaaaactctgagaataaggaatgtttttaagacttaaaagagtgttggcattttatacatgaaaggtACAGAAGTTGTAAGGttgaactgaggtccagagattacACCAATAGCCCAAGCTTACAAATTTGTAGAACTCTCTGGAAGTAAAGCCTAGAAGAGACTTCAAGATGTTGAAGTGAAAATTGTCCTGGATCAGTTCAAGTCACAGCTCTGCTGCTTAAGATTCAGTGGGTCAGAGCTCTGCTGCTTTACAGTTGGGCTGCACCTCCATGGGAGTTATTatgaatagtatataaaataacatgtgaaattttagcatcacccatacaatgatattattttaactctttatccaaattttttcctcatatcatgttatctgccttcttaatgtggctttgtggtttgtattttctagttaatgttgcctctgtgtttcaagtcatcatattactttgcagtttaattttgggtttgaaagcttccatatttcagggaattgagaatcaatagagtctttagaaaatattaataaggggTCGGTGGTTTGTTGCTACTTtgtctgggaaaaaaaagtagttgcaaatgaaagagaaaagaaagaatattgtagaAGGAGCTATCTTATGGCAATAGACTCTTCCACATCCTATTAGTACAAATCATGCTACAGTTATAAATTAGTTCCATGTATCTGTTAAAGACTGGCATGCTACTGCTACCCTCTTAACTAAGGTATTAGCATAGGTGATTATTAtgcttttgtttaggattttacaTAAATGTTGCAGATTATAGAAAATGTCTATAGTTGATAGAGCTGGAAGCAGCGTCAGAGGTGGTATAACCTAACGGCACTAATGAGAGTCCACCATTGCTGATGATACATCATGGCGCATGCCCTAAATATGCGGTATTGAGATCTGGTCCCTAACCTCCACATAAGGGGACGTGTGCTTCCCTGAAATACTGTGTGAAAAAGTGGAGTGTAAACACAAAGCAGCCAATTAAAGTAGACGTGTAGATGTGTGTGTCAGCCTTTGTTgccgctgctgctgagtcacgctgctgtcaaagatttatggatatttcatttgaagaatatgaagtattacttctctttttaactgtGTAGGCCAACATCCAGTCTATCATGGcctctgaaaagcaagtcaacatCCTAATGAAGTTACTGGATGAGGCTCTCAAGGAGGTGGATCAGATTGAATTGAAACTGAGCAGTTATGAGGAAATGCTCCAAAGTGTAAAAGAACAGATGGATCAGATCTCCGAAAGCAACCACCTCATTCATCTCAGTAACACTAATAACGTAAAACTCCTGTCTGAGATAGAGTTTCTTGTGGTAAGCATGGTTATAAACTActagcaacaattaaaaaaaaaaaacaaaactaatgatctctaaagcccatttgcaagtattttctagtttccttaggagagcaagatttaaaaatactgaagtttcaaacACCCAGTAATAGGATTGCGTAGCATCTTACCTGTAAACTTCCTAAGAGTACACAGACAAATGGtgtgtttatttactttccagagccacatggacctggccaaaggtcatataaaggcacttcaggaaggagatctttcttcttccaggggcatTGAGGCCTGCACCAATGCTGCAGATGCCCTGCTGCAGTGCGTGAATGTAGCTCTTCGACCAGGTATGACCATAAAATCTGCCCAAGAACCTGGGACTAAGCTTCTGACTTAgtgtaaagcttttgacaaaaagTCCATGAGGCAGGTGGTTTAGGGTTAGATTATTAGCTATTGAAACAAGTTTCACTTACtctcaaacataatttatatCGGCACGAAGAACTTGTTCATTTCAGTACCTTCTGATTGACCATCAGTGACTCTACGTTAACACCAGCATTTTTCTTCAGCGCTGTTCACAGGACCTAGCACAAAGTAGATGCCGTAAGGCTTTGCTAGACCAGCGGTTCCTAAACTTGAGCTTGCATCGGGATCACGGCTAGGGGCCAGCGCAGAAGCAGTAGGTCTGCTCTGAGGCCTTAGAATCCATGTTTCTGACcgttcccaggtgaggctgaggcAAGACCGCAGCGTGAGGATCGCTGAGTTACACTGTTTTTCCCCCTtacctttcttttataaacacacGCATAAACCAGCAAAAGGTTGAGTTCTTCAGAACTGAAATACGGCTTCTGTTATAAATGCACTCCTTAGACATCCGGGAGCTCTTTAACCCGTTGAATAAGCTGTCACGATTTCAGGCCATGACGTGCTTCTGGcagttcagcagcagcagcagcagcgtttcaGTGATTTGCGAGAGAATTTTGCCCGGAGACTGGCCAGTCACCTCAACAATGTTTTTGTTCGAcaggtaattttatcttattatagtACTGGCATGTTCCTGTAGCTTGAAATGAaatggtcacagaaaaaaaattttaatgtatttaattgggagcacaatatgttcctttctatatttatttgattttaatatttttagatatgtatgtatttgctcatagatgttttgggggcctcagtggtctcctatgaagacagttccttttagccaaaattccctaagttttaaataattgtgcTTGCATGTTACATATACCCCATTTAGACaatcttgtttctaaaaataagtccaaacttgttacgtttttaatgtttggcctgttttatttttcagtattttcaagtgagaacagggacttgattccatgttttcagtatttcattggctccatatacttataaatatgagaaaaatgactaactcaattgtaaattctagttgatttactcttatagaaaacctttatctctatttctatgtGGAAAGGGTGTTATAATTAAGGTTGTGGCAATGATATAAATGTTACTGTTAAGTATACCTTAGAGGGATTTGACTAgaaggtgctttttttttaataaataataaattagacttaatatttcttgaataaattaggtgtcataaattagattttgtgtatttatgatctctttaatagggatttggggccaaaaaaaagttgagtgaaattttgttcatcaagaaatgctgactgatattccaggttcttattttgttttcactttgtagtattctgaaacaattgtatttactctattttatttctgattagtttACTCAGGCCCTCCTTCAACTCTATAACAGGTCCTACTTTCTTTCCGTGCCTGTGAGTACATCAACTTTGGCTCCAGCTTCtccgattcttttttttcccctgtaaggttTACTAAGCTTAATAGCAGCAGAATCTTTATAGttataatttactgatttgaGCTACCTGTTAACCATATTTGTGgcagtttttttaatgtcccataacagaaagtttatttagatccaaaggcatttaatctcattctgcttgcctttctttctgtcattttcattcactcactcactcctttatttggaagtcatttGCCAAGTGATTAAAGATGCATTCCAGACGTTTCATTGGAATAGATGAGAGGCTGATTCTTTGCTCTAGTTGCTCACGATCTAGAGAAGGGCGACAAACAGACTGAGGGAAGGTGTATGTTATGGTGGTACCATGGGAGTAAAGGAAGACCAGCTAACTAACCGCGCAAGGGGGAACCAGGGGAAGACTCTCTTAACATTCCACTTGACTTgaaaagcttcaggaaaaaagtaaacctaggaatcacataggaaatactaatgcacatttttcttacactattatttcaataatatctatttttacacaattccctagtttttttaaattatcctgttgacaggctatagtccacatttgtaaatggtatggaaaataccagtcattaaatgataatcctttctccacccttaattgtttgttataacatgctattatttgtgatttttgct encodes the following:
- the LOC136155213 gene encoding LOW QUALITY PROTEIN: exocyst complex component 1-like (The sequence of the model RefSeq protein was modified relative to this genomic sequence to represent the inferred CDS: substituted 1 base at 1 genomic stop codon); the encoded protein is MELRVDRTGCCFGRSLKFARESVPSGENQSVTGGEEEAVDECQELNAREERDIEIMMEGCEYAISSAEAFAERLSRELQVLDGANIQSIMASEKQVNILMKLLDEALKEVDQIELKLSSYEEMLQSVKEQMDQISESNHLIHLSNTNNVKLLSEIEFLVSHMDLAKGHIKALQEGDLSSSRGIEACTNAADALLQCVNVALRPGHDVLLAVQQQQQQRFSDLRENFARRLASHLNNVFVRQFTQALLQLYNRSYFLSVPGRDQSSTLAQRSIELTLPNHHAFHRDLLRYAKLMEWLESTDYRKYEGLTKNCMDCLSXLCEREIKDVFEVAKIKMTGTTKESKKLGLHGSSGKLTGSTSSLNKLSVQSSGNHRSQSSSLLDMGNMSASDLDVADRARFDKIFEQVLSELEPLCLAEQDFISKFFKLQRHQSMPGTVKMKKEFIGPGLHLRPVRADRARLPLQWTLNSLLSACGNDNGRIRPPPDRGTLKIISRLLIA